The following are from one region of the Jeongeupia sp. USM3 genome:
- a CDS encoding ABC transporter permease produces MQGFTTLFYKELLRFWKVSFQTVAAPVLTALLYLLIFAHVLDAHVQPYPGVRYTAFLIPGLAMMSMLQNAFSNTSSSLIQSKITGNLVFILLPPLSHFEFFAAYVLAAVVRGVMVGAGVLLVTLLFAVPPVANPLWVLAFALLGSALMAVLGLIAGIWAEKFDQLAAFQNFLIMPLTFLSGVFYSIHSLPPFWYSVSQWNPVFYAIDGFRHGFFGVSDVSPWQSLAVVGVALIALSLWAYSLIKSGYKIRH; encoded by the coding sequence ATGCAAGGCTTTACCACGCTGTTCTACAAGGAGCTGCTGCGCTTCTGGAAGGTTTCGTTCCAGACCGTCGCCGCGCCGGTGCTCACCGCGCTGCTCTACCTGCTGATCTTCGCCCACGTGCTCGACGCCCATGTCCAGCCCTACCCTGGCGTGCGCTACACCGCTTTCCTGATCCCGGGGCTGGCGATGATGAGCATGCTGCAGAACGCGTTCTCGAACACGAGTTCGAGCCTGATCCAGTCCAAGATCACCGGCAACCTGGTGTTCATCCTGCTGCCGCCGCTGTCGCACTTCGAGTTCTTCGCCGCCTACGTGCTCGCCGCCGTCGTGCGCGGTGTCATGGTCGGCGCCGGCGTGCTGCTGGTGACCTTGCTGTTCGCGGTGCCGCCGGTCGCCAACCCGCTCTGGGTGCTCGCATTCGCGCTGCTCGGCAGCGCGCTGATGGCGGTGCTCGGGCTGATCGCCGGCATCTGGGCGGAGAAATTCGACCAGCTCGCCGCGTTCCAGAACTTCCTGATCATGCCGCTGACCTTCCTGTCGGGCGTGTTCTACTCGATCCACTCGCTCCCGCCGTTCTGGTACAGCGTGTCGCAGTGGAACCCGGTGTTCTACGCCATCGACGGTTTCCGGCACGGATTCTTCGGCGTCTCGGACGTTTCGCCGTGGCAAAGCCTCGCGGTCGTCGGCGTGGCGCTGATAGCGCTGTCGCTCTGGGCCTACTCGCTGATAAAATCGGGCTACAAAATCAGGCACTAA
- the moaA gene encoding GTP 3',8-cyclase MoaA, with the protein MLTDPKLTNRPLIDRFGRSIRYLRVSVTDRCDLRCSYCMPKGFHGFEEPEHWLSFDELERLVAAFVRAGVARVRLTGGEPLLRRNLADLAGRLKALDGLDDLSLSTNATQLVRHARALRAAGVDRLNISLDTLDRGCYEKLAGRDAFDASLAGIMAARDEGFAPIKLNMVAMKGVNEAEIERMTEFAMRHGFILRLIETMPMGDTGRNAQYLDLAPVRARLVERFGLTPEADELGGGPARYWKTPDGSGRVGFITPISQHFCATCNRVRLSVDGTLYLCLGQEEKFEFRPMLRAGCSDADLDAAIARAIELKPERHEFTEAPTKLVRFMSQTGG; encoded by the coding sequence ATGCTCACCGACCCCAAGCTCACCAACCGCCCGCTGATCGACCGCTTCGGCCGTTCGATCCGCTACCTGCGCGTTTCGGTCACCGATCGCTGCGACCTGCGCTGCAGCTACTGCATGCCCAAGGGCTTCCACGGCTTCGAAGAGCCCGAGCACTGGCTGAGTTTCGACGAGCTCGAACGCCTCGTCGCCGCCTTCGTGCGCGCCGGCGTCGCCCGCGTCCGCCTCACCGGTGGCGAGCCGCTGCTGCGCCGCAACCTTGCCGACCTCGCCGGCCGGCTCAAGGCGCTCGACGGCCTCGACGACCTGTCGCTGTCGACCAACGCCACCCAGCTGGTCCGCCACGCCCGCGCGCTGCGCGCCGCCGGCGTCGACCGCCTCAACATCAGCCTCGATACGCTCGACCGCGGCTGCTATGAAAAGCTCGCCGGCCGCGACGCCTTCGACGCCAGCCTTGCCGGCATCATGGCCGCGCGCGACGAAGGCTTTGCGCCGATCAAGCTCAATATGGTCGCGATGAAGGGCGTCAACGAAGCCGAGATCGAACGGATGACCGAGTTCGCGATGCGGCACGGCTTCATCCTGCGGCTGATCGAAACGATGCCGATGGGCGACACCGGCCGCAACGCCCAGTACCTCGACCTCGCGCCGGTGCGCGCACGACTCGTCGAGCGTTTCGGCCTGACTCCCGAAGCCGACGAACTCGGCGGCGGCCCGGCGCGCTACTGGAAAACTCCCGACGGCAGCGGCCGCGTCGGTTTCATCACGCCGATCTCGCAGCATTTCTGTGCCACCTGCAACCGCGTCCGGCTGTCGGTCGACGGCACGCTCTACCTGTGCCTCGGGCAGGAAGAGAAATTCGAGTTCCGCCCGATGCTGCGCGCCGGCTGCAGCGATGCCGACCTCGACGCGGCGATCGCCCGGGCGATCGAACTCAAGCCCGAGCGCCACGAGTTCACCGAGGCACCGACCAAGCTCGTGCGTTTCATGTCGCAGACGGGCGGTTGA
- a CDS encoding BolA family protein: MTPEFVQQLITDRLDATHVHVNGDGHHFYARIVSPRFEGLGLLARHRLVKDALKDVIDSGELHALSLEKTATPAEWAAQ; encoded by the coding sequence ATGACTCCCGAATTCGTCCAGCAACTGATCACCGACCGTCTCGATGCCACCCACGTCCACGTGAACGGCGACGGCCACCACTTCTACGCCCGCATCGTCAGCCCGCGCTTCGAAGGCCTCGGCCTCCTGGCGCGGCACCGGCTCGTCAAGGACGCGCTGAAGGACGTGATCGACTCGGGCGAACTGCACGCGCTGTCGCTGGAAAAGACCGCCACGCCGGCCGAATGGGCCGCGCAGTGA
- a CDS encoding GNAT family N-acetyltransferase, with product MTPTTIRPAQLTDAPILARLMTSLGYPSTDCEMQTRLGQLDKAGGYGALVAEQDGAVVGLIGLALGLSLDQDGAHARIIALVVAEHCRGGGVGQALLAAGEAWAREHGADRLIVNSAHQREHAHHFYETQGYRDTGLRFVKTLD from the coding sequence ATGACCCCGACAACGATCCGCCCGGCGCAACTGACCGATGCACCCATCCTCGCCCGGCTGATGACCTCGCTGGGCTACCCGAGCACCGACTGCGAGATGCAGACGCGGCTCGGCCAGCTCGACAAGGCCGGCGGCTACGGTGCACTGGTCGCCGAGCAGGACGGCGCCGTCGTCGGCCTGATCGGCCTCGCACTCGGGCTGTCGCTCGACCAGGACGGCGCGCACGCGCGCATCATCGCCCTTGTCGTCGCCGAACACTGCCGCGGCGGCGGCGTCGGCCAGGCGCTGCTCGCCGCCGGCGAAGCGTGGGCGCGCGAGCACGGCGCCGACCGGCTGATCGTCAACAGCGCCCACCAGCGCGAACACGCCCACCACTTCTACGAAACGCAGGGCTACCGCGATACCGGGCTGCGCTTCGTCAAAACGCTGGATTAA
- the hisD gene encoding histidinol dehydrogenase, with amino-acid sequence MIRRLDTRTKDFESELAALLAFETSQDPEVDARVAAILADVKARGDAAVVEYTNRFDGTSVKDMTALELTQDELKAAFERLPQVQKDALSFAARRVRSYHEHQKMSSWSYEDEDGTLLGQQITALDRVGIYVPGGKAAYPSSVLMNAIPAHVAGVAEIIMVVPTPKGERNDLVLAAAYVAGVSRAFTVGGAQAVGALAYGTQTVPQVDKITGPGNAYVASAKRAVFGVVGIDMVAGPSEILVLCDGSTDPDWVAIDLFSQAEHDEIAQAILLCPDAAYIDAVAASIEKLLPGQPRRDIIAASLKNRGALIHVADLDEACAISNRIAPEHLELQVADPKAWVEKLRHAGAIFMGKFTSESLGDYCAGPNHVLPTARSARFSSPLGVYDFQKRSSLIMVSEAGAQTLGRVAATLAHGEGLTAHANAAELRLK; translated from the coding sequence ATGATCCGCCGCCTCGACACCCGCACCAAAGACTTCGAATCCGAACTCGCCGCGCTGCTGGCGTTCGAAACCTCGCAGGACCCCGAGGTCGACGCCCGCGTCGCCGCCATCCTTGCCGACGTGAAAGCGCGCGGCGATGCCGCCGTGGTCGAGTACACCAACCGTTTCGACGGCACGTCGGTGAAGGACATGACCGCGCTCGAGCTGACGCAGGACGAACTCAAGGCCGCGTTCGAGCGGCTGCCGCAGGTGCAGAAGGACGCACTGAGCTTCGCCGCCCGCCGCGTGCGCAGCTACCACGAACACCAGAAGATGAGTTCGTGGAGCTACGAGGACGAAGATGGCACGCTGCTCGGCCAGCAGATCACCGCGCTCGACCGCGTCGGCATCTACGTGCCCGGCGGCAAGGCCGCGTATCCGTCGTCGGTGCTGATGAACGCGATTCCGGCCCACGTCGCCGGTGTGGCCGAAATCATCATGGTCGTGCCGACGCCGAAGGGCGAGCGCAACGATCTGGTGCTGGCCGCCGCTTATGTCGCGGGCGTGTCGCGCGCGTTCACCGTCGGCGGTGCGCAGGCCGTCGGTGCGCTCGCCTACGGCACGCAGACCGTGCCGCAGGTCGACAAGATCACCGGCCCGGGCAACGCCTACGTCGCCAGCGCCAAGCGTGCGGTGTTCGGTGTCGTCGGCATCGACATGGTCGCCGGCCCGTCGGAAATCCTCGTGCTGTGCGACGGCAGCACCGATCCGGACTGGGTGGCGATCGATTTGTTCAGCCAGGCCGAACACGACGAAATCGCCCAGGCGATCCTGCTGTGCCCGGATGCGGCATACATCGATGCCGTCGCCGCCAGCATCGAGAAACTGCTGCCGGGCCAGCCGCGCCGCGACATCATCGCCGCGTCGCTGAAAAACCGCGGGGCGCTGATCCACGTCGCCGACCTCGACGAGGCGTGTGCGATCTCGAACCGGATCGCGCCGGAGCACCTTGAACTGCAGGTCGCCGATCCGAAGGCCTGGGTCGAAAAGCTGCGCCACGCCGGTGCGATCTTCATGGGCAAGTTCACGTCCGAGAGCCTCGGCGACTACTGTGCCGGGCCGAATCACGTGCTGCCGACCGCACGCAGCGCGCGCTTCTCCAGCCCGCTTGGCGTCTACGACTTCCAGAAGCGCTCGAGCCTGATCATGGTGTCCGAGGCCGGCGCACAGACGCTCGGCCGCGTCGCCGCAACGCTGGCGCACGGCGAAGGGCTGACGGCACACGCGAACGCCGCCGAGCTGCGGCTGAAATAG
- the hisG gene encoding ATP phosphoribosyltransferase, translating to MITIALSKGRIFEETLPLLAAAGITPAEDPEASRKLIIGTNRDDVRLIIVRASDVPTYVEYGAADLGVAGRDVLIEHGGAGLYQPLDLEIARCRLMVATRNGFDYDGAVRQGARLKIATKYVQQAREHFAAKGVHVDIIKLYGSMELAPLVGLADAIVDLVSTGGTLKANDLVAVEHIREISSRLVVNQAALKLKEERIQPMLEAFAGAIGSSAIGSGATGQ from the coding sequence ATGATCACGATCGCGCTGTCCAAGGGACGCATTTTCGAAGAAACGCTGCCGCTGCTCGCCGCCGCCGGCATCACCCCGGCCGAAGACCCGGAAGCGAGCCGCAAGCTCATCATCGGCACCAACCGCGACGACGTGCGGCTGATCATCGTCCGCGCCAGCGACGTGCCGACCTATGTCGAGTACGGCGCAGCCGACCTCGGCGTTGCCGGCCGCGACGTGCTGATCGAGCACGGCGGCGCCGGCCTGTACCAGCCGCTCGACCTCGAGATCGCCCGGTGCCGGCTGATGGTCGCCACGCGCAACGGCTTCGACTACGACGGCGCCGTGCGCCAGGGCGCACGGCTGAAGATCGCGACCAAGTACGTCCAGCAGGCGCGCGAGCACTTCGCCGCCAAGGGCGTTCATGTCGACATCATCAAGCTCTATGGCTCGATGGAGCTCGCCCCGCTGGTCGGCCTCGCCGACGCCATCGTCGACCTCGTATCGACCGGCGGCACGCTCAAGGCCAACGACCTCGTCGCGGTCGAGCACATCCGCGAGATTTCGAGCCGCCTCGTCGTCAACCAGGCCGCACTCAAGCTCAAGGAAGAGCGGATCCAGCCGATGCTCGAGGCCTTTGCTGGTGCAATCGGCTCCAGCGCGATCGGCTCCGGCGCGACCGGCCAGTAA
- a CDS encoding lipid asymmetry maintenance protein MlaB yields MRRLAMNGELTLATAASRLTLADWPAANGRLDIDLADVTKADSAGVSVLLHWLREARRRQVTLHFVNLPPTLAQLARLYGVADWLHER; encoded by the coding sequence GTGCGCAGGCTCGCCATGAACGGCGAGCTAACCCTTGCCACCGCGGCCTCGCGGCTGACGCTGGCCGACTGGCCGGCCGCGAACGGCAGGCTCGACATCGACCTGGCCGACGTCACCAAAGCCGACTCGGCCGGTGTCTCGGTCCTGCTGCACTGGCTGCGCGAAGCACGACGACGGCAAGTAACGCTACACTTTGTCAATCTGCCACCGACGCTGGCGCAACTGGCGCGCCTTTATGGCGTGGCCGACTGGTTGCACGAACGCTGA
- a CDS encoding DUF805 domain-containing protein: MLGTAPKTIKPSVSGRETAVYLAHLKRAGVVVRAEPLPPPAGIDHQRRIVSDDLDIASLTVEPAAGPAIENGVACPACGRQQPPRTLCLGCGVDMPRYRAAQAGQAAQQSGGARDTAPTPPVLNGRVPDDDIDFLTPSLLGVFIDGRLGRIRYLAYSLALLVVISAAALLGSPLLVLLDGFIYAFAAGALWLMLRLTMLRLHDFDFSGWWCLAAIALSAVAYAIDPRLGMLLSGGVSLASLGLCLVPGDTEVNRFGPPAAPPTALIQIGAALCLLAGIATLPAALKSPKARQAIFDHPTASETTTAEGDAPKIYDNHGREITDAQVHEIAERLRAAGIDVSDAEMREKLLQKQAERDREAD; the protein is encoded by the coding sequence TTGCTCGGCACGGCACCCAAAACCATCAAGCCCAGCGTATCCGGCAGGGAAACGGCGGTGTATCTGGCGCATTTGAAACGTGCCGGCGTCGTCGTCCGCGCCGAGCCGCTGCCCCCGCCGGCCGGCATCGACCACCAGCGGCGCATCGTCAGCGATGATCTCGACATCGCCAGCCTGACCGTCGAACCCGCCGCCGGGCCCGCCATCGAGAACGGCGTCGCCTGCCCCGCCTGCGGACGGCAGCAGCCACCGCGCACGCTGTGTCTGGGCTGCGGCGTCGACATGCCGCGTTATCGTGCAGCGCAGGCAGGCCAAGCCGCCCAGCAGTCGGGGGGCGCTCGCGACACCGCGCCGACACCCCCCGTACTGAATGGCCGGGTTCCCGATGACGACATCGACTTTCTTACACCATCGCTGCTCGGTGTATTCATTGATGGCCGACTGGGCCGGATACGCTACCTCGCCTACAGCCTTGCGCTGTTGGTGGTGATTAGCGCGGCGGCGCTACTGGGCTCACCGTTGCTGGTGCTGCTCGACGGCTTTATCTACGCCTTTGCTGCCGGAGCACTCTGGCTGATGCTGCGCCTTACCATGCTCAGGCTGCATGATTTCGACTTTTCCGGCTGGTGGTGCCTGGCCGCAATCGCCCTTTCCGCAGTCGCCTATGCCATCGACCCGCGTTTGGGGATGCTGCTGTCGGGTGGCGTTTCGCTCGCTTCGCTCGGCCTGTGTCTGGTCCCCGGCGATACCGAAGTCAACCGCTTCGGCCCGCCGGCAGCGCCCCCGACTGCGCTGATCCAGATCGGCGCGGCCCTGTGCCTGCTCGCCGGCATCGCAACGCTACCAGCTGCGCTGAAATCGCCGAAAGCACGCCAGGCGATATTCGATCACCCGACCGCGAGCGAAACCACGACAGCGGAAGGCGATGCACCGAAGATCTACGACAATCACGGCCGCGAAATCACCGATGCGCAAGTCCACGAAATAGCCGAACGGTTGCGCGCGGCCGGTATTGACGTCAGCGATGCCGAAATGCGTGAAAAACTGCTGCAAAAACAGGCCGAACGCGACCGCGAGGCGGATTGA
- the murA gene encoding UDP-N-acetylglucosamine 1-carboxyvinyltransferase, with translation MDKLRIIGGTPLNGEITISGAKNAALPILCASLLTADTLRLTNVPQLADVKTTQKLLQGMGVRVMTDNVHEYEITASHISSLVAPYELVKTMRASILVLGPTLARFGEAQVSLPGGCAIGARPVDQHIKGLQAMGAEIVIEHGYVKAKGKLRGARFRSDMITVTGTENLLMAATLAEGTTVLENAAREPEIVDLAELLIKMGAKISGHGTDTITIEGVEQLHGAEHAIVADRIETGTFLVAAAAAQGRIVCRNTRADILGAVLDKLVEAGAHIEAGDDWIALDMKQRAKAVDIRTLEYPAFPTDMQAQFMTLNAIASGTSVMTETIFENRFMHVPELGRMGAQIKAEGNTAIVTGVDRLSGATVMATDLRASASLVIAGMVADGETIVDRIYHLDRGYEHIEAKLAGVGAQIERLS, from the coding sequence ATGGACAAACTCAGAATCATCGGCGGTACGCCGCTCAATGGCGAGATCACCATTTCCGGCGCCAAGAACGCCGCCCTGCCCATCCTCTGCGCCAGCCTCCTGACCGCCGACACGCTGCGCCTGACCAATGTGCCGCAACTGGCCGACGTCAAGACGACGCAGAAACTGCTGCAGGGCATGGGCGTGCGCGTGATGACCGACAACGTCCACGAGTACGAGATCACCGCCAGCCACATCAGCAGCCTCGTCGCACCGTACGAGCTGGTGAAGACGATGCGTGCGTCGATCCTCGTGCTCGGCCCGACCTTGGCGCGCTTCGGCGAAGCCCAGGTGTCGCTGCCCGGCGGCTGCGCGATCGGCGCGCGCCCGGTCGACCAGCACATCAAGGGCCTGCAGGCGATGGGCGCCGAGATCGTCATCGAACACGGCTACGTCAAGGCCAAGGGCAAGCTCCGTGGCGCACGCTTCCGCTCGGACATGATCACCGTCACCGGCACCGAAAACCTGCTGATGGCCGCGACGCTGGCCGAAGGCACGACGGTGCTGGAAAACGCCGCACGCGAACCCGAAATCGTCGATCTGGCCGAGCTCTTGATCAAGATGGGCGCAAAGATCAGCGGCCACGGTACCGACACGATCACGATCGAAGGCGTCGAGCAGCTGCACGGCGCCGAGCACGCGATCGTCGCCGACCGGATCGAGACCGGCACCTTCCTCGTTGCCGCTGCCGCCGCACAGGGCCGCATCGTCTGCCGCAACACCCGCGCCGACATCCTCGGCGCCGTGCTCGACAAGCTGGTCGAGGCCGGTGCGCACATCGAGGCCGGCGACGACTGGATCGCGCTCGACATGAAGCAGCGCGCCAAGGCCGTCGACATCCGCACGCTCGAATACCCGGCGTTCCCGACCGACATGCAGGCGCAGTTCATGACGCTGAACGCGATCGCCAGCGGTACCAGCGTGATGACCGAAACGATCTTCGAAAACCGCTTCATGCACGTGCCGGAGCTCGGCCGGATGGGCGCGCAGATCAAGGCCGAGGGCAATACCGCCATCGTCACCGGCGTCGACCGGCTGTCCGGCGCCACGGTGATGGCGACCGACCTGCGCGCGTCGGCCAGCCTGGTGATCGCCGGCATGGTGGCCGACGGCGAGACCATCGTCGACCGCATTTATCATCTCGACCGCGGCTACGAGCACATCGAAGCCAAGCTCGCCGGCGTCGGCGCGCAGATCGAACGCCTCTCCTGA
- a CDS encoding ABC transporter ATP-binding protein, whose product MSAISFDRVVKRYGDFNALSGVSFDVAEGDFFALLGPNGAGKTTLISILGGLARASSGRISVMGHDVADDYRAARRAVGIVPQELVFDPFFSVRESLVFQSGYFGLKKNGDWIDEILENLGLTAKANANMRALSGGMKRRVMVAQALVHRPPVIVLDEPTAGVDVELRQTLWDFVQRLNDQGHTIVLTTHYLEEAEALCNRIAMLKQGRLLALEDKHTLLDHGRSRTLRLRLDGALPASLAPLALRGSDGLVELKLADVGALETILATLKSASVTVRDIEVVKPDLEDIFVEMMHSQ is encoded by the coding sequence ATGAGCGCCATCTCGTTCGACCGCGTCGTCAAGCGTTACGGCGACTTCAACGCGCTGTCCGGCGTCAGCTTCGACGTCGCCGAGGGCGATTTCTTCGCCCTGCTCGGCCCGAACGGCGCCGGCAAGACCACGCTGATCTCGATCCTCGGCGGCCTGGCGCGCGCCAGCAGCGGCCGCATCTCGGTGATGGGCCACGACGTCGCCGACGACTACCGTGCCGCGCGCCGCGCGGTCGGCATCGTGCCGCAGGAGCTGGTGTTCGACCCCTTCTTCAGCGTGCGCGAGTCGCTGGTGTTCCAGTCCGGCTACTTCGGGCTGAAGAAGAACGGCGACTGGATCGACGAAATCCTCGAGAACCTCGGCCTGACCGCCAAGGCGAACGCCAATATGCGCGCGCTGTCGGGCGGGATGAAGCGCCGGGTGATGGTCGCCCAGGCGCTGGTCCACCGGCCGCCGGTGATCGTCCTCGACGAGCCGACCGCCGGCGTCGACGTCGAGCTGCGCCAGACGCTGTGGGATTTCGTCCAGCGGCTCAACGACCAGGGCCACACCATCGTGCTGACGACGCACTACCTCGAAGAAGCCGAGGCGCTGTGCAACCGGATCGCCATGCTCAAGCAGGGCAGGCTGCTGGCACTCGAAGACAAGCACACGCTGCTCGATCACGGCCGCAGCCGGACCTTGCGGCTCAGGCTCGACGGCGCGCTGCCGGCCAGCCTTGCCCCGCTGGCACTGCGCGGCAGCGACGGCCTGGTCGAGCTGAAGCTCGCCGACGTCGGCGCACTCGAAACCATCCTCGCAACGCTGAAGTCCGCGTCGGTCACGGTCCGCGACATCGAAGTCGTCAAGCCGGACCTCGAGGACATCTTCGTCGAAATGATGCACAGCCAATGA
- a CDS encoding VacJ family lipoprotein has product MTHKALRLAGLMLPLLLTACATPQNNYDPIEPVNRGVFAFNRAVDRAVLRPVAQTYVDYVPGPVKDGTSNFFSNIDDLFGSVAALFQGKFSEAGTGAGRVLVNTTFGMFGLFDWGTRMGLEKGNADFGQTLGHWGVGSGPYLMVPFYGPLTLRDTADPLVRLTWGPIDYIDPLAGQIAYYGVYFVDARSRLLPLDAMLDSQIDPYAYMRDAYLQARWNKVYDGQPPHPLQLGDDDDDDIAPTASGVAAEAASAAAAIDPSASASASASASASASASASAPASATASEPAEAPAPATATP; this is encoded by the coding sequence ATGACCCACAAAGCCTTGCGCCTGGCGGGCCTGATGCTCCCGCTGCTGCTGACTGCCTGTGCAACGCCACAGAACAACTACGACCCGATCGAGCCGGTCAACCGGGGCGTTTTCGCCTTCAATCGCGCGGTCGACCGTGCGGTACTGCGCCCGGTGGCGCAGACCTATGTCGATTACGTACCAGGTCCGGTCAAGGACGGCACGTCCAACTTCTTTTCGAACATCGACGACCTGTTCGGCTCGGTCGCCGCGCTGTTCCAGGGCAAGTTCTCCGAGGCCGGGACCGGTGCCGGCCGCGTCCTCGTCAACACCACCTTCGGCATGTTCGGCCTGTTCGACTGGGGCACCCGGATGGGGCTGGAAAAGGGCAACGCCGATTTCGGCCAGACCCTCGGCCACTGGGGCGTCGGCTCCGGCCCCTATCTGATGGTGCCGTTCTACGGCCCGCTGACCTTGCGCGACACCGCCGACCCGCTGGTCCGGCTGACCTGGGGGCCAATCGACTACATCGACCCGCTGGCCGGGCAGATCGCCTACTACGGCGTCTACTTCGTCGACGCGCGCAGCCGGCTGCTGCCGCTCGACGCGATGCTCGACAGCCAGATCGATCCGTACGCGTACATGCGCGACGCCTACCTGCAGGCACGCTGGAACAAGGTCTACGACGGCCAGCCGCCGCATCCGCTGCAGCTGGGTGACGACGACGATGACGACATCGCGCCGACCGCCTCCGGCGTCGCAGCGGAAGCCGCCAGCGCCGCGGCCGCGATCGATCCGTCGGCTTCGGCTTCGGCTTCGGCTTCGGCTTCGGCTTCGGCTTCGGCTTCGGCTTCGGCACCAGCATCGGCCACCGCGTCCGAACCGGCCGAAGCACCGGCGCCCGCCACGGCAACGCCATGA
- a CDS encoding DUF4870 domain-containing protein, which produces MLTLNPKPRGDDNDGKPRPPQPVEKGFAALAHLAGLFWIPYLPMPILALVIPFLILQFARVHSEFVEQHAVQAVNFQLLMGSLYLFAMIAGFALHSMLLIWWVAIGSTIFSMWEGAKAINGWQSKYPLTIKLFK; this is translated from the coding sequence ATGCTGACGCTCAACCCCAAACCCCGCGGCGACGACAACGACGGCAAGCCGCGTCCGCCGCAGCCGGTCGAAAAGGGCTTTGCCGCGCTCGCACATCTGGCCGGGCTGTTCTGGATTCCCTACCTGCCGATGCCCATCCTCGCGCTGGTGATCCCCTTCCTGATCCTGCAGTTCGCCCGTGTCCATTCGGAGTTCGTCGAACAGCATGCGGTGCAGGCGGTCAACTTCCAGCTGCTGATGGGCAGCCTCTACCTGTTCGCGATGATCGCCGGCTTTGCGCTGCACTCGATGCTCCTGATCTGGTGGGTTGCGATCGGCTCGACCATCTTCTCGATGTGGGAAGGCGCCAAGGCCATCAATGGCTGGCAGTCCAAATACCCGCTGACCATTAAACTCTTCAAGTGA
- a CDS encoding peptidylprolyl isomerase, protein MAILVNGVEITDAQIEAELPHHQDAPSPVDATVQELILRELLTQRARAKGIEAADPQEAVGELLGQEIEAPKVDEAQARAFYDANPQAFVQGEQVEASHILFKSTPETPAALLRGKAEQVLMELRLAPHLFETRAKELSACPSGQQGGALGAFGRGQMVPEFEQAAFALGEGELAKELVETQFGLHIIKAGKKTEGASVGFDEVKERLTAYLTEMEARRAMHTYLQGLVEAADIQGYDLKAAG, encoded by the coding sequence ATGGCCATTCTCGTCAACGGCGTTGAAATCACCGATGCACAGATCGAAGCGGAACTGCCGCACCACCAGGACGCGCCGAGCCCGGTCGACGCCACCGTTCAGGAACTGATCCTGCGCGAACTGCTGACCCAGCGCGCGCGCGCCAAGGGCATCGAAGCCGCCGACCCGCAGGAAGCCGTCGGCGAGCTGCTCGGCCAGGAAATCGAGGCGCCGAAGGTCGACGAAGCCCAGGCCCGCGCCTTCTACGATGCCAACCCGCAAGCCTTCGTCCAGGGCGAGCAGGTCGAAGCCAGCCACATCCTGTTCAAGTCCACGCCGGAAACGCCGGCTGCGCTGCTGCGCGGCAAGGCCGAACAGGTGCTGATGGAACTGCGCCTCGCGCCGCACCTGTTCGAAACCCGCGCCAAGGAACTGTCTGCCTGCCCGTCGGGCCAGCAAGGCGGCGCACTCGGTGCGTTCGGCCGCGGCCAGATGGTGCCGGAGTTCGAGCAGGCCGCGTTCGCGCTCGGCGAAGGCGAGCTGGCCAAGGAGCTGGTCGAAACCCAGTTCGGCCTGCACATCATCAAGGCCGGCAAGAAGACCGAAGGCGCCAGCGTCGGCTTCGACGAGGTCAAGGAACGCCTGACCGCCTACCTGACCGAGATGGAAGCGCGCCGCGCGATGCACACCTACCTGCAGGGTCTGGTCGAAGCCGCCGACATCCAGGGCTACGACCTCAAGGCCGCCGGCTAA